A section of the Mastomys coucha isolate ucsf_1 unplaced genomic scaffold, UCSF_Mcou_1 pScaffold15, whole genome shotgun sequence genome encodes:
- the Nrarp gene encoding notch-regulated ankyrin repeat-containing protein: MSQAELSTCSAPQTQRIFQEAVRKGNTQELQSLLQNMTNCEFNVNSFGPEGQTALHQSVIDGNLELVKLLVKFGADIRLANRDGWSALHIAAFGGHQDIVLYLITKAKYAASGR, from the coding sequence ATGAGCCAAGCCGAACTGTCCACCTGCTCGGCGCCACAGACGCAGCGCATCTTCCAGGAAGCGGTGCGCAAGGGCAACACGCAGGAGCTGCAGTCACTGCTGCAGAACATGACTAACTGCGAATTCAACGTGAACTCGTTCGGGCCGGAGGGCCAGACTGCGCTCCACCAGTCAGTCATCGACGGCAACCTGGAGCTGGTGAAGCTGCTGGTCAAGTTCGGAGCCGACATCCGCCTAGCCAACCGCGACGGCTGGAGCGCGCTGCACATCGCCGCTTTCGGGGGCCACCAGGACATCGTGCTCTATCTCATCACCAAGGCCAAGTACGCGGCCAGCGGCCGGTGA